Proteins found in one Equus przewalskii isolate Varuska chromosome 20, EquPr2, whole genome shotgun sequence genomic segment:
- the LOC139077906 gene encoding uncharacterized protein, whose translation MGASNSIPKDSPLGCLLNNWAKFDLQDLKKKRLIFYCNTVWPQYNLNEEKWPTNGTLSFNAILQLDLFCRRLGKWSEIPYIQAFMALYQDPELRAVCRMCLASPTKVEKPTPDILDDDCLVRPIPKAPAAPAELTSPVDSKTKMPPPYDREPKIEASIPISPTGRTRSGTSYNTGHFPLREVANGEMGTIRVHVLFSMSDMAQLKTQLGRYSENPSQFIDGFQQLVMMFELTWQDIYIILTHCCTTDERNRIWAGAREFADELHTRDRHKCPVGGTAVPDTDPKWDYRDEEDRGQRNHMVTCLIEGMKKGFTKPVNFDKLREITQGTDENPALFQGRLAEAIRKYTNLDPTSPEGITILNMYFISQSAPDIRRKLTKLALGPQTPVQRLLEVATQVFNDRDLTLKQDKDRRAKLQGKAQAHILAAAIADMPQKQANQGPKSQTTNAGGPGKSPCYRCRQLGHWSKQCPRKHLPPGPCPLCKREGH comes from the coding sequence ATGGGAGCCTCTAATTCCATACCTAAGGATTCACCTTTGGGTTGCCTTTTAAATAACTGGGCAAAATTTGACTTACAAGatctaaagaaaaagagacttatCTTTTACTGTAATACTGTCTGGCCTCAATATAATCTGAATGAGGAAAAATGGCCCACGAACGGCACCCTAAGCTTTAATGCTATTCTtcaactagacttattttgccgCCGCCTAGGAAAATGGTCTGAAATCCCTTATATTCAAGCATTCATGGCCCTATATCAAGATCCTGAACTCAGAGCGGTTTGTCGCATGTGTCTAGCTTCCCCAACTAAAGTAGAAAAACCTACCCCTGATATATTAGATGATGACTGCCTTGTTAGACCTATTCCTAAGGCTCCTGCAGCTCCTGCCGAGTTAACCTCTCCTGTGGACTCAAAGACCAAAATGCCCCCTCCCTATGACAGGGAACCTAAAATTGAGGCCTCAATCCCCATAAGCCCTACAGGTCGTACGAGGAGTGGGACCTCTTATAATACTGGACATTTCCCCCTCCGTGAGGTAGCAAATGGGGAAATGGGGACCATTCGAGTCCATGTGCTATTTTCAATGTCTGATATGGCTCAACTTAAGACACAACTGGGTAGATATTCAGAAAATCCCTCCCAGTTTATTGATGGCTTTCAACAGCTTGTCATGATGTTTGAATTGACTTGGCaggatatttatattattcttactCACTGCTGCACTACCGATGAAAGAAATCGTATTTGGGCAGGAGCACGTGAATTTGCAGATGAATTACATACTAGAGACAGACATAAATGTCCAGTAGGAGGCACTGCGGTGCCAGATACAGACCCCAAATGGGATTATAGGGATGAAGAAGATCGAGGACAACGGAATCACATGGTTACTTGTTTAATAGAGGGAATGAAGAAGGGATTTACAAAGCCAGTCAATTTTGACAAACTCCGGGAAATAACTCAGGGAACAGATGAAAACCCTGCCCTTTTTCAGGGTAGATTAGCTGAAGCTATTCGAAAATACACTAATCTAGACCCTACTTCTCCAGAAGGGATTACTATTCTAAACATGTACTTCATTAGTCAATCTGCCCCAGACATACGCAGAAAACTAACTAAACTGGCCTTAGGCCCTCAAACACCTGTACAGAGACTTTTGGAGGTTGCTACTCAGGTGTTTAATGATCGGGACTTGACTCTTAAACAGGATAAGGACAGAAGGGCAAAGTTACAGGGTAAGGCACAGGCTCACATTTTAGCAGCCGCCATTGCGGATATGCCACAGAAACAGGCTAACCAGGGGCCCAAGTCTCAGACTACCAATGCCGGAGGCCCAGGTAAGTCCCCTTGTTACCGTTGCCGTCAACTTGGACACTGGAGCAAACAGTGCCCAAGGAAGCATCTTCCTCCTGGGCCTTGTCCTCTCTGCAAGCGAGAGGGACATTGA